From Vibrio fortis, a single genomic window includes:
- a CDS encoding OmpP1/FadL family transporter, with protein sequence MKNCLKISVAAAAIMASLNVSASGIFLQEAVIANAGTTGAGDGVYTRSAAAMWTNPATMSYMGESKTTINTMVFDLEMEYTDRNDSTDNGRGHSVLPSAGAFHAHQITDKLHLGIALGAAGGSSLDYGSNWAGAALLEDITLTAMQINPALSYQVNDQLSVGAGVQLGWAAFQQTTSMLTAKQDTDWAYGYNLGVMYTPTEQIKLGISYRSKLEHEFNNDVKGLGPLDSMSTGIALPEIVDVSASYSVNERLDLLTSVQLHRWSAWDETVLDFGTQIGGLPIKRDWDDVWKFAVGADYQLNSDWRLKAGFSYESSPQDDPTMQWVDVPVGEQYRYSVGASTYWDDILIDAFYEYADFGSVDMNRAGVNGTFDGRIHFVGVSATF encoded by the coding sequence ATGAAAAACTGTTTAAAAATCTCAGTAGCTGCAGCCGCAATTATGGCGAGCTTAAATGTTTCCGCTAGCGGTATCTTCCTTCAAGAAGCTGTGATCGCAAATGCAGGTACCACAGGAGCAGGGGATGGGGTCTACACCCGTTCTGCTGCCGCAATGTGGACAAACCCAGCGACCATGTCCTATATGGGCGAGAGCAAGACGACTATCAATACCATGGTGTTCGACTTGGAAATGGAGTACACAGATAGAAATGACTCAACTGACAATGGACGTGGTCACTCTGTTCTCCCTTCTGCTGGTGCATTTCACGCTCACCAAATTACAGACAAGCTTCATTTAGGTATTGCACTCGGTGCAGCAGGCGGCTCAAGCTTAGATTACGGCAGTAACTGGGCTGGTGCCGCTTTACTTGAAGACATCACACTTACGGCCATGCAAATCAATCCAGCACTCAGCTACCAAGTGAATGATCAGTTGTCTGTTGGTGCGGGTGTACAACTGGGCTGGGCAGCGTTCCAACAAACAACGTCAATGTTAACTGCTAAGCAAGACACTGATTGGGCTTATGGCTACAACTTGGGTGTGATGTATACACCAACCGAACAAATTAAGTTGGGAATTAGCTATCGATCCAAGTTAGAGCATGAGTTCAACAATGATGTCAAAGGCCTCGGACCACTAGATTCAATGTCAACGGGCATCGCATTACCAGAGATCGTTGATGTTAGTGCAAGTTATTCAGTTAACGAGCGCTTAGACCTATTAACCAGCGTTCAGTTACATCGCTGGAGTGCTTGGGATGAAACAGTTTTAGACTTCGGGACACAAATAGGTGGTCTACCAATTAAGCGCGATTGGGATGATGTTTGGAAGTTTGCCGTTGGTGCTGACTACCAACTGAACTCTGACTGGCGTCTAAAAGCAGGTTTCTCTTACGAAAGCTCTCCTCAAGATGATCCTACGATGCAGTGGGTTGATGTTCCTGTTGGCGAGCAATACCGCTACTCAGTAGGAGCTTCTACTTATTGGGATGACATCTTAATTGATGCTTTCTACGAATATGCAGATTTTGGTTCGGTTGATATGAATCGAGCGGGTGTAAATGGCACATTTGATGGCCGTATTCACTTTGTTGGCGTTAGTGCGACCTTCTAA
- a CDS encoding SDR family NAD(P)-dependent oxidoreductase — MKTVAIWGAASGLGAAMVEQFHQSGFNVIAIARNPSKNPRLGELQVQTLICDATLQDQVDATVEALPQDCLVLSSMGSFRADVPVDYIGHRYLIDALQKREIKRFLLVTSLGCGDSWRFLSERARQGFGAAVREKSLAEAWLMSSDLDFTILRPGGLIDGKITNRGEVSQVGEVHGVIYRQEGARIVESLLTDDACIGEIYQCVDQTVKYS; from the coding sequence ATGAAAACTGTCGCGATTTGGGGAGCTGCGAGTGGTTTAGGTGCTGCAATGGTCGAACAATTCCACCAAAGTGGTTTTAATGTGATCGCTATTGCTCGAAACCCGAGTAAAAATCCACGTTTAGGTGAGCTTCAAGTTCAGACGTTAATTTGCGATGCAACCCTACAAGACCAAGTGGATGCCACTGTTGAGGCGTTACCTCAAGACTGTTTGGTTTTATCAAGCATGGGCAGCTTTAGAGCTGACGTTCCAGTCGACTATATCGGACATCGTTATTTGATAGATGCTCTGCAAAAGCGTGAGATTAAGCGCTTTTTATTAGTGACATCCTTAGGGTGTGGCGATTCGTGGCGATTCTTATCGGAGCGTGCAAGGCAAGGCTTCGGTGCTGCGGTAAGGGAGAAGAGTCTCGCTGAGGCTTGGCTTATGTCAAGTGATTTGGATTTTACTATTCTACGACCGGGCGGGCTTATTGATGGCAAAATCACGAACCGAGGTGAAGTCTCTCAAGTGGGCGAAGTTCATGGCGTGATTTATCGTCAAGAAGGCGCGCGAATTGTTGAGAGTTTGCTAACCGATGACGCTTGTATCGGCGAGATATACCAATGTGTTGACCAGACGGTGAAATATAGCTAA